One window of Phycisphaeraceae bacterium genomic DNA carries:
- a CDS encoding NTP transferase domain-containing protein: protein MKGVILAGGLGTRLRPLTLVTNKHLLPVYDRPMIYFPIQCLLNAGISEIMIVTGGEHAGDFLKLLKNGKHLGVRHLEYGYQEGEGGIADALKLAQDFSDGEKICVILGDNIIEGNIRKAAGDFFTQRSGAKVLLKEVDDPERFGVARIDENTGRILQIIEKPKDPVSRMAVTGVYFYDADVFDICQTLKPSGRGELEITDVNNHYLQRGDLTHEVLEGWWTDAGTFESLHRASHLVASSGANHLNLESVARV from the coding sequence ATGAAAGGCGTCATCCTCGCCGGCGGACTAGGCACCAGACTGCGACCGCTCACCCTCGTCACCAACAAGCATCTGTTGCCGGTCTATGACCGCCCGATGATCTATTTCCCCATCCAATGCCTGCTCAATGCGGGTATCAGTGAAATCATGATCGTCACCGGCGGCGAACACGCGGGAGACTTCCTCAAGCTCCTCAAAAACGGTAAACATCTGGGGGTCCGCCACCTCGAATACGGCTATCAGGAAGGTGAAGGCGGCATCGCCGACGCCCTCAAGCTCGCGCAGGACTTCAGCGACGGCGAAAAAATATGCGTGATCCTCGGCGACAACATCATCGAGGGAAATATCCGCAAGGCGGCTGGTGACTTCTTCACCCAGCGGTCCGGCGCCAAGGTTTTGCTCAAGGAAGTCGATGACCCGGAGCGATTCGGCGTCGCGCGGATCGACGAGAACACCGGCCGTATCCTGCAAATCATCGAAAAACCAAAAGACCCCGTCAGTCGTATGGCGGTTACCGGGGTTTATTTTTACGACGCTGATGTCTTCGACATCTGCCAGACGCTCAAGCCTTCCGGTCGCGGAGAACTGGAGATCACCGACGTGAACAATCACTATCTTCAGCGCGGTGATCTGACGCACGAGGTGCTTGAAGGTTGGTGGACGGACGCAGGCACCTTCGAGAGCCTGCACCGTGCCAGCCATCTCGTAGCTTCAAGCGGTGCCAATCACCTCAATCTGGAGTCAGTCGCCCGCGTCTGA
- a CDS encoding LamG domain-containing protein, whose amino-acid sequence MKKNPLIGHWPLRGNAQDVAGQHHGKLHQVEWVTGPDGAPQGGARFNGRDSLIDIADAPSLQLGGEDFSVTAWIKCAQPMRGIYGDVLSKFDAQRRCGLNLWVSGSSASYSSVGDSRHVHAGIDDAYFGEWTDHGMPAADNPLVPCLTVYRGELYAGVSDAARPQDACKVYRWAGGDQWIDCGRLGNDPSHLSVMSMIVHEGHFYAGTGIWDWGRAEESRRATPPTALTRVFRYEGGTQWRDLGQVGKAQRVICMASFEGELFVGLDRGDQGHCFRLKGDQWIDAGVLDDRDNFECLMPVGGVLYGASHFAIYRYDGGQKWTCIGRRPFDITQIHSFQCYAGNLWAGTWPQGYVLRHAGGDQWVNTGLLGLATDKPGVARINEINALGVHNGKLFAGVLPKAQIYRYETDGHWSLLGNFASRRDWKSDVCPSWMRVLTLTTHKGLLWACTGASQARTQDVDPDRTAGRVLSCQTGVVASHEHDIGSEWTHVAMVRRDNDLRIFINGQLSHRSAMPRRHHFNLGNAEPLRIGRGAVGSFDGCISDVRLHAGALTPGSIGKLWEQRGK is encoded by the coding sequence ATGAAAAAGAATCCGCTCATCGGCCATTGGCCTCTCCGTGGTAATGCTCAGGACGTAGCCGGTCAGCATCATGGCAAGTTACACCAGGTGGAGTGGGTGACAGGCCCTGATGGTGCGCCGCAGGGCGGCGCGCGATTCAATGGCCGGGACAGTCTCATCGACATCGCAGATGCCCCGTCGCTGCAACTAGGCGGTGAAGATTTCTCAGTCACGGCGTGGATCAAGTGTGCGCAGCCGATGCGCGGTATTTACGGCGACGTGCTTTCCAAGTTCGACGCCCAGCGACGCTGCGGATTGAATCTATGGGTATCGGGCAGCTCAGCCAGCTACTCATCGGTCGGTGATTCTCGTCATGTTCACGCGGGGATCGATGATGCGTACTTCGGTGAGTGGACGGATCACGGCATGCCGGCTGCTGATAACCCGCTGGTGCCTTGCCTGACGGTATATCGCGGCGAGCTTTATGCGGGAGTCTCCGATGCCGCCCGACCGCAGGATGCATGCAAGGTTTACCGGTGGGCGGGCGGTGATCAATGGATCGACTGCGGGCGTCTGGGTAATGATCCGTCGCATCTGAGCGTGATGTCGATGATCGTCCACGAAGGGCACTTTTACGCAGGTACGGGTATCTGGGATTGGGGCCGTGCGGAGGAATCCAGACGCGCGACGCCGCCCACAGCGTTGACTCGTGTCTTTCGTTACGAAGGCGGAACTCAGTGGCGCGATCTGGGTCAGGTGGGCAAAGCGCAGCGCGTCATCTGCATGGCCAGCTTTGAAGGTGAGCTTTTCGTCGGCCTCGACCGCGGCGATCAAGGTCACTGTTTCCGACTCAAAGGCGATCAATGGATCGACGCTGGCGTGCTGGATGATCGAGATAACTTCGAATGTCTGATGCCGGTGGGCGGCGTGTTGTACGGAGCGTCTCACTTTGCGATTTACCGCTATGACGGCGGGCAGAAGTGGACGTGCATCGGTCGGAGACCGTTTGACATTACACAAATCCATTCGTTCCAGTGCTACGCCGGAAATCTCTGGGCGGGCACCTGGCCGCAGGGCTATGTCCTGCGTCACGCCGGCGGCGATCAGTGGGTGAATACCGGCCTGCTGGGACTTGCCACCGACAAGCCGGGTGTGGCGCGGATCAACGAGATCAACGCGCTGGGCGTTCATAACGGCAAGCTGTTCGCCGGTGTGCTGCCCAAGGCGCAAATCTACCGTTACGAAACCGACGGCCACTGGTCGCTGCTGGGAAATTTCGCCAGCCGCCGCGACTGGAAGTCTGACGTGTGCCCAAGCTGGATGCGCGTATTGACGCTCACCACGCATAAGGGCCTGCTCTGGGCCTGCACCGGCGCGAGTCAGGCCCGCACACAGGACGTCGATCCTGACCGGACCGCCGGCCGGGTTCTCTCCTGTCAGACGGGTGTGGTCGCCAGTCACGAGCACGACATAGGCAGCGAGTGGACGCACGTGGCGATGGTACGTCGAGACAACGACCTGCGAATTTTCATCAACGGCCAGTTGTCACATCGCTCCGCCATGCCCCGTCGTCATCATTTCAATCTGGGAAATGCAGAACCTCTGCGGATCGGCCGTGGTGCGGTGGGCAGCTTTGACGGCTGCATTAGTGATGTACGGCTCCATGCCGGTGCTCTGACACCCGGCAGCATCGGAAAGTTGTGGGAACAACGAGGCAAGTAA
- a CDS encoding prepilin-type N-terminal cleavage/methylation domain-containing protein, translated as MGSSAYKPQYVREAFTLVELLVVLSIIALLIALLLPSLQAARSISNQIRCANNMKQATLAQMTYIQDNGGFFALAIPQSPGHAGLYWNQFITAGYLAGGDYLKSTIITGERACPDGFRQSYPSWPLPLYGHNACMNPLHEGSSADDAIDTLASGWGVTRLSKLDQIRKTSTVFMLNENNNYYAYTYGDTSFGLALDNHSVWPGVTIFRHNGMGLNVSYMDGHAAFVRAPFAKGVNIFYDDND; from the coding sequence ATGGGATCTAGCGCGTACAAACCGCAGTACGTCCGAGAGGCTTTTACTCTGGTCGAACTGTTGGTGGTTCTGAGCATCATCGCGCTGCTGATCGCGTTACTGCTGCCATCGTTACAAGCAGCCCGTTCCATCTCGAATCAGATCCGCTGCGCGAACAATATGAAACAGGCGACACTGGCGCAGATGACCTATATCCAGGACAACGGCGGCTTCTTCGCGCTGGCGATCCCGCAAAGTCCAGGACATGCTGGGCTGTACTGGAACCAATTCATCACCGCGGGCTATCTGGCCGGCGGTGACTATCTGAAGTCAACCATCATCACCGGTGAGCGCGCCTGTCCCGACGGCTTCAGACAGTCGTACCCCTCCTGGCCTTTGCCGCTTTACGGGCACAATGCGTGCATGAATCCGTTGCACGAGGGCAGCAGTGCCGATGATGCGATCGATACACTTGCGTCGGGCTGGGGTGTGACGCGGCTGAGCAAGCTCGATCAGATCCGCAAGACTTCAACGGTCTTTATGCTCAACGAAAACAACAACTATTACGCCTACACCTACGGCGATACGAGCTTCGGTTTGGCACTGGATAATCACTCCGTCTGGCCCGGCGTGACAATTTTTCGACACAACGGCATGGGGTTGAACGTCTCGTACATGGACGGCCACGCAGCATTCGTGCGGGCACCTTTCGCCAAGGGTGTCAATATTTTCTACGACGACAACGATTGA
- a CDS encoding ferredoxin--NADP reductase yields MSDDVFNASIIYRKIVTPELEIVRVKPDVGQIAPFEPGQFCNLGLPSVAPPTNAPPRRASSGPRLVRRSYSIASSADVREYAEFYLVLVKEGRLTPRLWSLPLDGRVWLDPQPDGHFTLEGVPVDQDLVMIATGTGLGPYMSMIRTFRGRSQKRWRNLVLIHGARLSSDLGYMAELETIAREDPSVKYIPILSREPEATSWRGMRGRVQIVLEPQTFERLTGVRLLPDQTHVFLCGNPAMITEVHTNLETRGFLVRGRDNPEGNIHFEKYW; encoded by the coding sequence GTGAGTGACGATGTTTTCAATGCTTCCATTATTTATCGAAAGATCGTGACGCCTGAGCTGGAGATCGTGCGTGTCAAGCCGGATGTCGGCCAGATCGCGCCGTTCGAGCCGGGGCAGTTCTGCAATCTGGGATTACCCAGCGTCGCGCCGCCAACCAATGCGCCGCCTCGCCGTGCATCCAGCGGCCCTCGCCTGGTGCGTCGGTCGTACTCGATCGCGTCATCCGCTGATGTGCGGGAATACGCTGAGTTTTACCTGGTACTGGTGAAGGAAGGCAGGCTCACGCCGCGACTCTGGTCGCTGCCATTAGACGGTCGCGTCTGGCTTGACCCGCAGCCGGATGGACATTTCACGCTCGAAGGCGTGCCTGTGGATCAAGATCTCGTGATGATCGCCACGGGTACAGGGCTTGGGCCGTACATGTCGATGATTCGTACTTTTCGTGGTCGAAGTCAGAAACGGTGGCGCAATCTCGTGCTCATCCACGGAGCCCGACTGAGTAGCGATCTGGGTTACATGGCTGAGCTTGAAACCATCGCACGGGAAGACCCATCAGTGAAATACATTCCCATCCTCTCCCGCGAACCGGAGGCTACCTCATGGCGGGGAATGCGCGGTCGGGTACAGATCGTGCTGGAGCCACAGACTTTTGAACGGCTCACCGGAGTCAGACTCCTGCCCGATCAGACGCATGTCTTTTTATGCGGAAACCCTGCCATGATTACAGAGGTTCACACGAATCTTGAGACACGAGGATTTCTTGTCAGAGGACGAGATAACCCGGAAGGGAACATCCATTTCGAGAAGTATTGGTAA
- a CDS encoding excinuclease ABC subunit UvrB, protein MADRFQLVSDFAPMGDQPAAIEQLTQSIQGGQKYQTLLGATGTGKTFTMANVIARVNKPTLVISHNKTLAAQLYEEFKDLFPHNAVSYFVSYYDYYQPEAYIPQRDIYIEKDSSRNDDLDRLRLAATSNLVSRRDTIVVASVSCIFGLGSPDLYKKSVVSITKGQKLDRQDLLRALSSLQYTRAEMDFKRGNFRVRGDVVEIRPAGDEMAQRIELFGDTVDSLSIVNPLTGELIRDENQLFVYPAVHYMLPQEHVSRAVASIREELDHRVMQLRGEGKLLEAQRLMARTKYDLELIQEVGVCPGIENYSRHLDGRPPGAKPYTLMDYFPDASSGQYVGEYEFRTPERPEHVDHDAMAARISHDKADGESDANANSQSSLSNWLLIIDESHVTLPQMRAMYHGDRRRKETLVEHGFRLPSAMDNRPLRFEEIEKVWPQVVFVSATPSEYELKMSGGIVAEQVIRPTGLVDPIIEIRSASGQVPDLCRVAATRAAAGERTLVTTLTKRLAEDLASYLAEQGLRCRYLHSEIHTIERVEILRDLRLGEFDVLIGVNLLREGLDLPEVSLVGIMDADKQGFLRSPTSLIQQIGRAARNVNATVILYADEVTPSMQHAIDETNRRRTKQLAFNAEHNITPTTIVKAIRRGMELEIRAHHTVREAIHAEEKEYDRNELLADLEKAMLDAAQNLDFEKAAMYRDRIKQVKDAPELVSSRSRDSRDAGQPKPGTPGTKVIRSSKKSRQPRF, encoded by the coding sequence ATGGCCGACCGTTTCCAACTCGTCAGTGATTTTGCCCCCATGGGCGATCAGCCGGCTGCGATTGAGCAGTTGACGCAATCGATACAGGGAGGCCAGAAGTACCAGACCCTGCTGGGCGCAACGGGAACCGGCAAGACCTTCACGATGGCTAACGTCATCGCACGGGTCAACAAACCCACGCTGGTCATCAGCCATAACAAGACGCTGGCGGCACAACTGTACGAAGAGTTCAAGGATTTATTCCCGCACAACGCGGTGAGCTACTTCGTTTCCTATTACGACTACTACCAGCCCGAAGCCTACATCCCCCAGCGTGACATCTATATCGAAAAGGATTCGTCGCGCAATGATGATCTCGATCGTCTGCGGCTGGCAGCAACCTCAAACCTCGTCAGCCGACGCGATACCATTGTCGTCGCCAGCGTGTCGTGCATCTTCGGACTCGGCTCACCTGATCTCTATAAAAAATCAGTGGTCAGCATCACCAAAGGACAGAAGCTCGATCGTCAGGATTTACTGCGCGCCTTATCCTCGCTCCAATACACCCGCGCGGAAATGGATTTCAAACGCGGAAACTTCCGTGTACGCGGCGATGTGGTCGAAATCAGACCCGCAGGGGATGAGATGGCCCAGCGGATCGAGCTTTTCGGCGATACCGTTGACTCGCTCTCCATCGTCAATCCACTCACCGGAGAACTGATCCGCGATGAGAATCAGTTGTTCGTCTATCCCGCTGTCCACTACATGCTGCCTCAGGAACACGTGTCGCGGGCAGTCGCATCGATCCGCGAGGAACTGGACCACCGCGTCATGCAGTTACGCGGCGAAGGCAAACTCCTCGAAGCACAGCGCCTCATGGCTCGAACAAAATATGACCTGGAACTCATCCAGGAAGTCGGCGTCTGCCCCGGCATTGAAAATTACAGTCGGCACCTCGACGGACGACCGCCCGGCGCCAAGCCTTACACCCTCATGGACTATTTCCCCGACGCATCGAGCGGACAGTACGTCGGCGAATATGAGTTCCGAACTCCTGAGCGGCCGGAACATGTGGATCACGACGCTATGGCTGCGCGGATCAGTCATGACAAGGCAGACGGAGAAAGCGACGCGAACGCTAACTCCCAGTCCTCCCTTTCCAACTGGTTGCTGATCATCGACGAAAGCCACGTCACCCTTCCGCAGATGCGAGCGATGTATCACGGTGACCGACGACGAAAAGAGACACTGGTTGAGCATGGCTTCCGCCTGCCCAGCGCGATGGACAACCGTCCGCTGCGTTTTGAGGAAATTGAGAAAGTCTGGCCCCAAGTCGTATTCGTCAGTGCGACCCCCAGCGAGTATGAGTTGAAGATGTCGGGCGGCATCGTTGCCGAACAGGTGATCCGCCCTACCGGGCTGGTGGACCCGATTATCGAAATCCGCTCCGCATCGGGTCAGGTACCCGACCTCTGTCGAGTCGCCGCGACACGCGCCGCCGCAGGAGAACGCACGCTCGTCACTACTCTGACGAAGCGGTTGGCTGAAGATCTGGCGAGCTATCTGGCGGAGCAGGGTCTCCGATGCCGTTATCTGCACAGCGAAATCCACACGATCGAGCGCGTTGAAATTCTGCGCGACCTGCGGCTGGGTGAGTTCGATGTCCTCATCGGCGTCAACCTGTTGCGTGAAGGGCTTGACCTGCCGGAGGTTTCACTCGTCGGCATCATGGATGCGGACAAACAAGGCTTTCTCCGATCGCCCACGAGTCTGATTCAGCAAATCGGTCGAGCCGCTCGCAACGTCAACGCCACTGTCATCCTCTATGCTGATGAAGTTACTCCCAGCATGCAGCACGCGATTGACGAAACCAATCGACGACGTACCAAGCAACTCGCCTTCAATGCGGAACACAACATCACGCCGACCACCATCGTCAAAGCGATCCGTCGCGGGATGGAATTGGAAATTCGCGCCCATCACACCGTGCGTGAAGCGATCCACGCAGAGGAAAAAGAGTACGACCGTAACGAACTGTTAGCTGATCTTGAAAAGGCGATGCTCGATGCGGCTCAGAATCTCGACTTTGAAAAGGCAGCGATGTACCGCGACCGCATCAAGCAGGTCAAGGATGCGCCGGAGCTAGTCTCTTCCAGGTCTCGCGATTCTCGTGATGCCGGCCAACCCAAACCGGGGACACCGGGAACAAAAGTCATTCGCAGCAGCAAGAAGTCACGACAACCACGTTTTTGA
- a CDS encoding prepilin-type N-terminal cleavage/methylation domain-containing protein, whose amino-acid sequence MTQRRPAAFTLVELLVVIAIIALLIAILLPSLERAKEVASRVKCLSSTRQVKIATAAYQNDNRGWFPRSGPEWNAATYGVHHTLVVGNYIYQNIFTNQGCPYGPATYSSSMGSYYYATTPGTVSIGINSLLQTGYAYVGTPTSTYYSPVPTYYPSYGQFNESWPRLRKAADRIFVASCSVAPDAAINTSYAYPGGGLQHTLGITSFYFADAPIPGRHKGEGLPMTFYDGHGRFVLKNEIYPYYYDTMAPGYSMMEWSIRSMYYGSMDN is encoded by the coding sequence ATGACGCAACGGCGACCCGCTGCGTTTACGCTGGTCGAACTGCTGGTGGTCATTGCGATTATTGCGCTGTTGATCGCGATCCTGCTGCCTTCGCTCGAACGCGCCAAAGAAGTTGCGTCACGGGTCAAGTGCCTCAGCAGTACCCGACAGGTCAAGATCGCCACTGCTGCGTATCAAAACGACAATCGTGGCTGGTTTCCCCGCTCCGGACCGGAGTGGAACGCAGCAACCTACGGCGTACACCACACGCTGGTCGTTGGTAACTACATCTACCAAAACATCTTCACCAACCAGGGATGCCCATACGGACCGGCTACATACAGCTCCAGCATGGGAAGTTATTACTACGCCACCACACCCGGAACTGTATCAATCGGTATCAACTCATTACTCCAGACGGGCTATGCATACGTTGGTACTCCCACCTCCACGTACTATTCGCCGGTGCCGACGTACTATCCGAGCTACGGACAATTCAACGAGTCGTGGCCGCGACTCCGCAAGGCGGCTGATCGCATCTTCGTCGCATCGTGCAGCGTGGCACCGGATGCGGCGATCAATACTTCATACGCCTATCCCGGCGGCGGGCTTCAGCACACGCTGGGAATCACAAGTTTCTATTTTGCCGACGCGCCAATCCCGGGGCGGCATAAGGGCGAAGGGTTACCAATGACGTTCTACGACGGCCACGGTCGATTTGTCCTCAAGAATGAGATTTATCCTTACTACTACGACACGATGGCTCCGGGATACTCCATGATGGAATGGAGTATTCGCAGCATGTACTACGGCAGCATGGATAACTGA
- the rfbB gene encoding dTDP-glucose 4,6-dehydratase translates to MSHLLVTGGAGFIGSNLIRFILQNRPDYSVTNLDCLSYSGNLDNLADVQTDPRYTFVYGDINDRPLVERLLVGCDGVLHLAAESHVDRSIVDASPFVRTNVLGTQVLLDATRTLTQQGKFRGRFVYVSTDEVYGSLPLDMPELRFTEETPLTANSPYAASKAGGDLLVNAYHHTFGLNVCTTRCSNNYGPYQFPEKVIPLFVTHLLQGKKVPLYGDGRNVRDWLHVDDHCEAILTVLEKGEAGRVYNIGGNNERSNLELTHTILSMMGQGKEMIEPVADRPGHDRRYAIDASRIARELGWTPTRSAWPGGLAATIAWYVDHPDWWHRIREGTYRERARAYHLNTSR, encoded by the coding sequence ATGTCCCATCTTCTCGTTACCGGCGGCGCGGGATTCATCGGGTCAAACCTGATCCGATTCATCCTGCAAAACAGGCCTGATTACAGCGTCACCAATCTGGACTGCCTCTCCTATTCGGGGAATCTCGACAATCTGGCTGACGTGCAGACGGACCCCCGCTACACCTTCGTTTACGGAGACATCAACGATCGACCACTCGTCGAGCGTCTGCTGGTCGGATGCGACGGGGTGCTGCATCTGGCGGCTGAGAGCCACGTCGATCGCTCGATCGTTGATGCCAGTCCCTTCGTGCGCACCAATGTTCTGGGTACGCAGGTTCTGCTCGATGCGACTCGGACGCTGACACAGCAAGGTAAGTTTCGCGGTCGTTTTGTCTATGTATCAACGGACGAGGTGTACGGCTCGCTGCCGCTGGATATGCCGGAATTGCGATTCACCGAGGAGACGCCGCTGACCGCCAACAGCCCCTATGCCGCCAGCAAGGCGGGCGGCGACCTGCTCGTCAACGCGTATCACCATACGTTCGGCCTCAATGTCTGCACCACACGATGCTCGAATAACTACGGCCCGTATCAGTTTCCCGAAAAGGTCATCCCCCTATTCGTGACCCATTTGCTCCAAGGTAAAAAAGTTCCGCTCTATGGTGACGGCAGAAACGTGCGCGACTGGCTGCACGTGGACGACCACTGCGAAGCGATCCTGACCGTGCTGGAAAAAGGTGAAGCGGGTCGCGTTTACAACATCGGCGGAAATAACGAGCGATCAAACCTTGAACTGACGCACACGATCCTTTCCATGATGGGACAGGGAAAAGAGATGATCGAACCCGTAGCTGATCGTCCGGGACACGACCGCCGCTATGCCATCGATGCATCGCGCATCGCCCGCGAGTTGGGATGGACTCCCACCCGATCAGCATGGCCCGGCGGACTGGCAGCAACCATCGCATGGTATGTCGATCACCCCGACTGGTGGCACCGCATCAGAGAGGGAACCTATCGGGAACGTGCACGCGCGTATCACCTGAACACCTCACGATGA
- a CDS encoding prepilin-type N-terminal cleavage/methylation domain-containing protein: MTRAHLRCAFTLVELLVVISIIALLLAMLLPALNNARQVASLLKCSSNLRQIEASDIYYQNDNREWFLPNDRWVWQAAFYTSTAPSAYRWSGYGNSALYRNAHPFKCPLVLKGSPYDGPYMEGVEQITTYEFDSAGTAIYMCVSDYVSGSGLHGANGTVMASPYFTLRRSGELAHSPSVVLAFADTIGGVSRMDYSTFGFAFRHMSWKSGPAAFADGHVATMQLGALPNALAFSRGANNVTHFDDRPYFWW, translated from the coding sequence ATGACCCGCGCCCACCTGCGCTGCGCATTCACCCTCGTCGAATTGCTCGTGGTGATTTCGATCATCGCGCTGCTCCTTGCGATGCTGCTGCCGGCTCTGAACAACGCCCGGCAGGTGGCCTCGCTCCTCAAGTGCTCCTCGAACCTGCGGCAGATCGAGGCCAGCGACATCTACTATCAGAACGACAATCGCGAGTGGTTCCTGCCCAATGACCGCTGGGTGTGGCAGGCTGCGTTCTATACCAGTACCGCGCCATCCGCCTACCGCTGGTCGGGCTACGGGAACTCGGCGCTTTACCGCAACGCTCACCCATTCAAGTGCCCGCTGGTCCTCAAGGGTTCGCCCTACGATGGCCCGTATATGGAGGGAGTCGAGCAGATCACCACCTACGAATTCGACTCCGCTGGAACTGCGATCTACATGTGCGTCAGCGATTATGTCTCGGGCTCGGGGTTGCATGGGGCCAACGGCACGGTCATGGCCAGCCCCTATTTCACTCTCCGTCGCTCCGGCGAACTGGCCCACTCGCCCTCGGTGGTGCTCGCCTTCGCGGATACGATAGGCGGGGTGAGCCGGATGGATTACAGCACGTTCGGCTTTGCGTTCCGCCACATGTCGTGGAAGTCGGGGCCGGCTGCGTTTGCCGACGGCCACGTGGCTACCATGCAACTCGGCGCGCTGCCCAACGCATTGGCCTTCAGCCGCGGCGCCAACAACGTCACCCACTTCGACGACCGGCCGTATTTCTGGTGGTGA
- the rfbD gene encoding dTDP-4-dehydrorhamnose reductase, which translates to MNPPHRRLATPRTILIVGGNGMLGRAWCELAQRENLSYQAPPRMELDLLNPATINHWVTDRFDAVVNCAAWTDVDAAETHADDADRLNGQAVGFLTRRCAEVGIGLVHYSTDYVFNGTSQPIPTGQKREPQNAYGRSKAIGEEFLEKSDVPHLLVRTSWLYAPWGKNFVRTIAALAQQKPTLRVVNDQRGRPTSAEHLAAATLQLMRRGAVGTFHVTDGGVCTWFDLATQVVQLCGANCHVEPCTTAEFPRPAKRPAYSVLDLSATENLLGPMPHWHDNLASVVRRMVSSVPVRTP; encoded by the coding sequence GTGAACCCACCCCACCGCCGGCTGGCAACGCCGCGAACGATCCTGATCGTCGGCGGTAACGGCATGCTGGGGCGCGCCTGGTGTGAATTAGCCCAGCGGGAAAATCTGAGCTACCAGGCTCCCCCGCGCATGGAGCTTGATCTGCTCAACCCAGCCACGATCAATCACTGGGTCACAGATCGATTTGATGCTGTGGTGAATTGCGCTGCATGGACCGATGTCGATGCGGCGGAAACCCACGCCGACGACGCTGACCGACTCAACGGCCAAGCCGTCGGCTTCCTGACACGGCGATGCGCCGAGGTCGGTATCGGACTGGTTCATTACTCCACGGACTACGTCTTCAACGGAACCAGCCAACCCATTCCCACAGGACAGAAACGAGAGCCGCAGAACGCCTACGGCCGGAGCAAGGCGATCGGGGAAGAGTTCCTCGAAAAGAGCGATGTTCCGCATCTGCTTGTGCGGACCAGTTGGCTCTATGCGCCATGGGGAAAAAACTTCGTGCGGACCATCGCGGCGTTGGCGCAACAGAAACCGACGCTCCGAGTCGTCAACGATCAGCGCGGCCGGCCAACCAGCGCGGAGCACCTGGCGGCCGCGACGCTGCAACTCATGCGGCGCGGCGCAGTCGGAACCTTTCACGTCACCGATGGCGGCGTGTGTACATGGTTTGACCTTGCAACTCAGGTCGTCCAACTTTGCGGTGCCAACTGCCATGTGGAGCCTTGCACCACAGCCGAGTTTCCCCGGCCGGCCAAGCGTCCCGCTTACAGCGTGCTCGATCTCTCCGCCACCGAAAACCTGCTGGGGCCTATGCCTCACTGGCACGACAACCTCGCGAGCGTCGTCCGCCGCATGGTCTCATCCGTACCCGTCCGTACTCCTTGA
- a CDS encoding hemerythrin domain-containing protein has product MGSLDHLMHVHGDLDELFARHRDAIVLLNFKQALELLEQYEVELRRHMKHEEEQIFPLYEERVGHVPGGDPRFFYLEHANLLKNLALFKPLVEKLAADPSAGPRQAHECLREQSSYLHLLEHHDLREKNILYPQLDRKLTQDERSAILSRCGFDHDPQNTQRCV; this is encoded by the coding sequence ATGGGATCACTCGATCATCTGATGCACGTTCATGGTGACCTGGACGAACTTTTCGCCCGTCACCGCGACGCGATCGTCCTTCTGAATTTCAAGCAGGCTCTGGAATTGCTGGAGCAATACGAGGTTGAATTACGCCGCCACATGAAGCACGAGGAGGAACAGATTTTCCCGCTTTATGAAGAGCGGGTCGGGCATGTACCCGGAGGCGATCCCCGGTTTTTCTATCTGGAACATGCCAATCTCCTCAAGAATCTTGCGCTGTTCAAGCCGCTGGTTGAGAAGCTCGCTGCGGATCCATCAGCCGGCCCGCGACAGGCCCATGAATGTCTGCGTGAGCAGTCGTCGTACCTGCATCTGCTGGAACATCACGACCTGCGCGAGAAAAATATTCTCTACCCCCAGCTGGACCGAAAGCTCACTCAGGATGAGCGGTCAGCAATACTCAGCCGTTGCGGGTTCGACCATGATCCGCAAAACACACAGCGCTGCGTCTAA